The Cucumis melo cultivar AY chromosome 6, USDA_Cmelo_AY_1.0, whole genome shotgun sequence genome includes a region encoding these proteins:
- the LOC103501584 gene encoding calcium-dependent protein kinase-like — protein sequence MGICTSKGKYSRQYDRYEQQPKAPAQHAHRSPEYHQPAAAAKSSGPPKSPKHTPFRSDTILGKPLEDVKLHYTIGKELGRGQFGVTYLCTENSSGKQYACKSILKRKLVTRNDKEDIRREIHIMQHLSGQPNIVEFKGAYEDKQSVHLIMELCAGGELFDRIIAKGHYSEKAAASICRSIVNVVHICHFMGVMHRDLKPENFLLASKEEDAMLKATDFGLSVFIEEGKVYRDIVGSAYYVAPEVLRRKYGKEIDIWSAGVMLYILLSGVPPFWAETEKGIFDSILQGHIDFESEPWPQISHSAKDLVKKMLTQDPANRITSAQVLEHPWMREGGDASDKPIDSAVFTRLKQFRAMNKLKKLALKVIAENLSEEEIQGLKAMFTNMDTDKSGTITYAELKSGLARLGSTLSEAEVKQLMEAADVDGNGTIDYIEFITATMHRYKLEKEEHLYKAFQHFDKDNSGYITRDELKAAMKDYGMGDEETIREIISEVDADNDGRINYDEFCSMMRSGTQQAKLF from the exons ATGGGCATCTGTACCAGCAAAGGCAAATACTCACGGCAGTATGATCGTTATGAACAACAGCCAAAAGCCCCAGCTCAACACGCTCACCGTTCGCCGGAATATCATCAACCGGCGGCGGCGGCTAAGTCATCCGGTCCTCCTAAAAGCCCCAAACATACCCCCTTCAGGTCTGATACGATTCTTGGGAAGCCATTAGAGGATGTTAAGCTGCATTACACGATTGGAAAGGAATTAGGGAGAGGCCAATTTGGGGTTACTTATCTTTGCACTGAGAATTCCTCCGGTAAGCAATATGCTTGCAAATCCATTTTGAAGAGGAAGCTTGTGACCAGAAATGATAAGGAGGATATTAGGAGGGAGATTCACATTATGCAGCATTTGAGTGGGCAACCTAACATAGTTGAGTTCAAGGGAGCTTATGAAGACAAGCAATCGGTTCATTTGATCATGGAGCTTTGTGCTGGTGGCGAGTTGTTTGATAGAATTATTGCTAAGGGTCATTACAGTGAGAAAGCAGCTGCCTCAATCTGCAGGTCTATTGTTAATGTGGTTCACATCTGTCATTTCATGGGAGTGATGCATAGGGACCTCAAGCCCGAGAACTTTCTGCTTGCTAGCAAAGAGGAAGATGCTATGCTCAAAGCAACAGATTTCGGATTGTCTGTTTTCATTGAAGAGG GAAAGGTGTACAGAGACATAGTAGGGAGTGCTTATTATGTTGCCCCTGAAGTGTTGCGTCGTAAATATGGGAAAGAAATTGATATCTGGAGTGCTGGAGTCATGTTGTACATATTACTCAGTGGTGTACCTCCATTTTGGGCAG AAACTGAGAAGGGCATATTTGACTCAATATTGCAAGGACATATTGACTTTGAAAGCGAACCATGGCCACAGATTTCCCACAGTGCTAAGGACCTAGTTAAGAAAATGTTAACTCAGGATCCAGCAAACCGGATTACATCTGCCCAGGTTCTTG AGCATCCGTGGATGAGAGAAGGCGGAGATGCATCGGATAAGCCAATAGACAGTGCAGTGTTTACAAGACTCAAGCAATTTAGAGCAATGAACAAACTGAAGAAACTTGCCCTGAAG GTTATAGCTGAAAATCTTTCTGAGGAAGAGATCCAAGGCCTGAAAGCAATGTTTACAAACATGGATACCGACAAAAGCGGAACCATCACTTATGCAGAATTGAAGTCTGGACTGGCCCGACTTGGCTCAACACTAAGTGAGGCTGAGGTCAAACAACTTATGGAAGCG GCAGATGTGGATGGAAATGGTACAATTGATTACATTGAATTCATCACTGCTACGATGCATAGATACAAGCTAGAAAAAGAAGAGCATCTTTACAAAGCCTTTCAGCATTTTGACAAGGATAACAGTGG TTATATCACAAGAGATGAGCTAAAAGCTGCAATGAAAGATTATGGAATGGGCGATGAAGAGACTATTAGAGAAATTATCTCTGAAGTCGATGCAGACAAT GATGGAAGAATCAACTATGATGAATTCTGTTCAATGATGAGAAGTGGAACCCAACAAGCAAAACTCTTTTAA